In one window of Candidatus Sulfuricurvum sp. RIFRC-1 DNA:
- a CDS encoding transglutaminase family protein — protein MIYTIYHSTRFVYQHEVGFSHNLIRLQPRDTEIQKVLNFDLTIEPIAAEIESYDDFFGNHLHHLLVREPHTILSVAAQSRVEINFNALERLQENTQRVIALTFAQAQERMMFLTPEIIEAKQFSLKSPLLPIASVEIVMYALESIKPERSLYEGVKEFMGRIFTDFSFVSGFSDLSTPVETVFTEKKGVCQDFAHFALTALRGVGLCVRYMSGYIETTPQEGSEKLFGSDASHAWFSVFFPGFGWFDFDPTNNMAPLDQHILLGFGRDYGDISPMQGVVSGSGSSHLGVMVDVSLE, from the coding sequence ATGATTTATACAATTTACCACAGTACCCGATTCGTTTATCAACATGAGGTGGGGTTTAGCCATAACCTCATTCGACTTCAGCCTAGAGATACTGAAATTCAAAAAGTACTCAATTTTGATCTCACCATTGAGCCTATCGCCGCTGAGATAGAGTCGTATGACGATTTTTTTGGAAATCACCTTCATCATCTCTTGGTGCGGGAACCTCATACGATACTCAGTGTAGCGGCTCAGTCGCGGGTTGAAATCAATTTTAATGCCTTAGAACGCCTTCAGGAAAATACGCAGAGGGTAATTGCCCTTACCTTTGCGCAGGCACAGGAGCGGATGATGTTTCTCACCCCTGAAATTATCGAAGCAAAACAATTTTCGCTAAAAAGCCCGCTGTTGCCGATTGCTTCAGTAGAAATTGTAATGTACGCTTTGGAATCGATTAAACCTGAACGCTCGTTATATGAGGGCGTTAAGGAATTTATGGGACGGATATTTACGGATTTTTCCTTTGTCAGCGGGTTTAGTGATCTCAGTACCCCTGTGGAGACAGTTTTTACGGAGAAAAAAGGGGTGTGTCAAGATTTCGCCCATTTTGCATTGACTGCATTGCGCGGAGTTGGGTTATGTGTCCGTTATATGAGCGGTTATATCGAGACAACACCGCAGGAAGGTTCAGAGAAACTGTTTGGCTCCGATGCATCGCACGCATGGTTCTCCGTCTTTTTCCCGGGATTTGGATGGTTTGATTTTGATCCGACGAACAACATGGCCCCGCTTGATCAACATATCCTTTTAGGATTTGGTCGTGATTATGGAGACATCTCTCCAATGCAAGGAGTAGTGAGCGGAAGCGGTTCGAGTCATTTAGGGGTGATGGTGGATGTCTCTTTGGAATAA